DNA sequence from the Calditrichota bacterium genome:
CTAATAACACATGAAATATAATTTTATTGGAAATTTTTTGAGGAAAGTAAATTTTGGGTGAAATTTTTTTTGCTGGGCAAGGCTGACGTTTGTTTTGTTGCTGATATTTTCAATTCTGTTTAGGAGTTGGCTTATTTTCGGATTTAATCTGCGAATAAGCCATTGCCAGCATATTTTTTACATCAGGGTCGTCAATCCCGCTTGCCAGCGCTTTTTCAAAATAATGAATTGATTTTTTCAGAAATTTTATCGCTTCTTCAGGCGGTGGAATTGTGGAATCGGAGAGGGATTTTTGCTGTTCGATGATCATATCTTCGCCCAAAGAAAAATAACATTCGCCTATCAAAGAAAACGTCTCTCCGTCATGCGGGGATTTTTTGATGACTTTTTTGAAATTTTCAATCGCTGGCAAATAGTCGCCTTTAATGAAAAGCAATCGCCCAAGATTGTAGTACAAATCAGGATTTTCACTTTCCGTGGCAATTGCTTTTTGGTAGCAAGCGATAGCGGAATCAATTTCTCCGCCCATGTCGAAGGCAATCGCTTTTTGAACCAGCGCCTGCGTCATTTGCGGATGAACAGATAAAATTTGATCTGCCAGTTCCAGCGATTTGCCAAATTTTTCCAATTCAAGACACAGATTGGCAGCGTAGAACATGAGGTCGAGATTGCTCGTGTCCTTTGCGAAAGCCTGCTGGTAATGGAAAATAGCCGAATCCGGCAAATTGAGTTTTTCTTCCACCAACCCTAAATTCACGTAAGCCTCAGGCCGCTCGGGGTCGATGGTCAGGCATTGGTAGAAACTAAAACCAGCTTCGGCAAATTCTTGATTTTCGAAAAAAGAGACGCCATTGTCAAAACAAAATGTCCAAAAATCATCACGGATGTACTGGATTTCCCGCCAATTGTTATTATTTGTCGTGTCGGGAATGAGCGATCGCGCCTTTTCCAGCGCCAGATTCATCATTTCGTAATTTTCTTTCATGCCGTAAACCTGCCCCAATAAGAGATACGACTTGATGTCAGCGGGATTTTTGATGATTGATTTTTTCAAATATTCAACCGCTTTATCCCAATCATTGTCTTCCGCATAAATTTCAGCAGAATAATATTCAAAAGAGGCGCAGGACAAAAAAATAGTGAGAATGATTAGGGGGAGGCAATGAAGAAAATATTTATTGACGAGTCGCATGATAGTTTTCTAATTTGATTTATTGAAATTTTGGGCTCTGCCTCGGAAAAAAGAGAAATAAAAAATACCGAGCAAAATGACAACGCCGTAGCCGACGAGAATCAATGACCGAATTGATTCTGCAAATATCAATTCATAGCCCAGTCCGATGATTCCGAGAAATATATAAATCAGCCCGCGGAATTTGCGTTTACTGTACTCGTTTGGATCTTCAGTAGTCATGGCGATCTCGCTTTTTTAAGAAGTTAAGTTCAGACAGAACAGTGTGGTAAGTTGTGTTGCAAAAATAAAAAAGGCAATGAAACACTGCCTCTTTTTATCGAGAAAAATTAGTGCCGAAGGTGGGATTCGAACCCACACGGGCGTAAGCCCACACGGCCCTGAACCGTGCGCGTCTGCCAATTTCACCACTTCGGCATTGAACAGCTTGAATTTAATAAATCTTACAAAAAAAGTCAAGCTTTTTGTTTTGGTTCTTGACTTTTATTCAGAAAAATACTATTTTAGGGCGTTGAAGAAATGGCAGAAAATCTGCATTGCAAGAATTATGTTTGAAAGAAGCGAATTGTAATGGGAATAAAAATCGTAAGTGTCAATAGAAAAGCCCGCTTTCTTTATGAAATTGTCGAAGAAATCGAGGCGGGAATCGTTTTGCAGGGCACAGAAGTCAAATCGCTGCGCAAGGGCAAAGTCAATATCAAAGACAGCTATGCCACGGTGAGAGACGGCGAGATTTATCTGGTAAATATGCACATCAGCCCTTACGAGCAGGGAAATATTTTTAACCACGACCCCGAACGTGAGCGGAAGTTGTTGCTGCACAAGCGGGAAATAAAGCGATTGATCGGAAAAATCACGGAACGCGGCATGACGCTGATTCCGCTGAAAATTTATTTTAAAAGCGGAAGGGCTAAGATCGCTCTTGGTCTGGCAAAAGGAAAATCTGTTGTGGATCGGCGAAGAGACATTGCGCGCCGAGATGAGCAGCGAATGATTGAACGAGAATTTAAGGAAAAAGGCAAGTACAGAATAAAATAACTTCAAAGGTGGAAGCTTAAATGGACGAAAATGT
Encoded proteins:
- a CDS encoding tetratricopeptide repeat protein — protein: MRLVNKYFLHCLPLIILTIFLSCASFEYYSAEIYAEDNDWDKAVEYLKKSIIKNPADIKSYLLLGQVYGMKENYEMMNLALEKARSLIPDTTNNNNWREIQYIRDDFWTFCFDNGVSFFENQEFAEAGFSFYQCLTIDPERPEAYVNLGLVEEKLNLPDSAIFHYQQAFAKDTSNLDLMFYAANLCLELEKFGKSLELADQILSVHPQMTQALVQKAIAFDMGGEIDSAIACYQKAIATESENPDLYYNLGRLLFIKGDYLPAIENFKKVIKKSPHDGETFSLIGECYFSLGEDMIIEQQKSLSDSTIPPPEEAIKFLKKSIHYFEKALASGIDDPDVKNMLAMAYSQIKSENKPTPKQN
- the smpB gene encoding SsrA-binding protein SmpB — protein: MGIKIVSVNRKARFLYEIVEEIEAGIVLQGTEVKSLRKGKVNIKDSYATVRDGEIYLVNMHISPYEQGNIFNHDPERERKLLLHKREIKRLIGKITERGMTLIPLKIYFKSGRAKIALGLAKGKSVVDRRRDIARRDEQRMIEREFKEKGKYRIK